The following proteins are encoded in a genomic region of Kosakonia oryzae:
- the ansP gene encoding L-asparagine permease, protein MKTDNNSATEHHAAKRRWLNSHEEGYNRAMGNRQVQMIAIGGAIGTGLFLGAGARLQMAGPSLAIVYLVCGLFSFFILRALGELVLHRPSSGSFVSYAREFLGEKAAFVAGWMYFINWAMTGIVDITAVALYMHYWGAFGDVPQWVFALAALAVVGTMNMIGVKWFAEMEFWFALIKVLAIVVFLIVGTIFLGSGKPLDGGTTGFHLITDNGGFFPHGLLPALVLVQGVVFAFASIELVGTAAGECKDPQTMVPKAINSVIWRIGLFYVGSVVLLVLLLPWNAYQAGQSPFVTFFSKLGVPYIGDIMNMVVLTAALSSLNSGLYSTGRILRSMSMGGSAPKFMAKMSRHHVPYAGILVTICVYIVGVFLNYLVPSQVFEIVLNVASLGIIASWGFIVICQMRLRKAIKEGKVADVSFKMPGAPVTSWLTLLFLLSVLVLMAFDYPNGTYTIGSIPLIAVLLVAGWFGVRKRVHEIHSTAPVAPTENASR, encoded by the coding sequence ATGAAAACAGACAACAACAGCGCCACGGAGCATCACGCGGCGAAACGACGCTGGCTTAACTCTCATGAAGAGGGCTACAACCGGGCGATGGGTAATCGCCAGGTACAAATGATCGCCATTGGCGGCGCGATTGGGACAGGTTTATTTTTGGGCGCAGGCGCACGATTACAGATGGCGGGGCCATCGCTGGCAATCGTCTATCTGGTTTGTGGTCTCTTCTCTTTCTTTATCCTCCGCGCACTGGGCGAACTGGTACTGCATCGCCCTTCCAGCGGCAGCTTTGTTTCCTATGCCCGCGAGTTTCTGGGCGAAAAAGCCGCGTTTGTCGCCGGCTGGATGTATTTCATTAACTGGGCGATGACCGGTATCGTCGATATCACCGCTGTTGCGCTCTATATGCACTATTGGGGCGCGTTTGGCGATGTGCCGCAGTGGGTCTTTGCGCTGGCCGCGCTGGCGGTCGTCGGCACCATGAACATGATTGGCGTGAAATGGTTCGCCGAAATGGAGTTCTGGTTTGCGTTAATCAAAGTGCTGGCGATTGTAGTGTTCCTGATTGTCGGGACCATCTTCCTCGGCAGCGGTAAACCGCTGGACGGCGGCACAACCGGCTTCCACTTGATCACCGACAACGGCGGTTTCTTCCCGCACGGCTTGCTGCCAGCGCTGGTGCTGGTTCAGGGCGTGGTCTTTGCGTTTGCTTCTATCGAACTGGTCGGTACTGCCGCCGGTGAGTGTAAAGATCCGCAGACCATGGTGCCAAAAGCGATCAACAGCGTGATCTGGCGTATCGGTTTGTTCTACGTCGGCTCGGTGGTCCTGCTGGTGCTGCTGCTGCCGTGGAATGCCTATCAGGCAGGTCAAAGCCCGTTTGTGACCTTCTTCTCCAAACTGGGCGTGCCTTACATTGGCGACATCATGAACATGGTGGTGCTGACCGCTGCACTTTCCAGCCTGAACTCCGGGCTCTACAGCACCGGCCGTATTCTGCGTTCGATGTCGATGGGGGGTTCTGCGCCGAAGTTTATGGCGAAAATGAGCCGCCATCATGTGCCTTATGCCGGTATTCTGGTCACCATTTGCGTCTATATCGTCGGGGTGTTCCTCAACTATCTGGTGCCGTCGCAGGTGTTTGAAATCGTGCTGAACGTGGCCTCCCTGGGCATTATCGCCTCCTGGGGCTTTATCGTGATTTGCCAGATGCGTCTGCGTAAGGCGATCAAAGAAGGCAAAGTGGCGGATGTCAGCTTCAAAATGCCTGGCGCGCCGGTCACCTCATGGCTGACGCTGCTGTTCCTGCTGAGCGTACTGGTGCTGATGGCGTTTGACTATCCGAACGGCACTTACACCATCGGTTCTATCCCGCTGATTGCCGTGCTGCTGGTTGCAGGCTGG